A genomic region of Sulfolobales archaeon contains the following coding sequences:
- a CDS encoding Rieske 2Fe-2S domain-containing protein: protein MEMVWFSRENIVPEGGARVKVRGGVPVIVVRHNGNLHAYVAVCDHKYYVLCEKALKGDRIVCPGHGEEFMIPSGEPTRGMAKSPLIKLKLEVRNGDIYVEKPGREILEKLAESTSVE from the coding sequence ATGGAGATGGTGTGGTTTTCAAGAGAGAATATAGTGCCTGAGGGAGGTGCTAGAGTGAAGGTTAGAGGTGGTGTGCCGGTAATTGTTGTCAGGCATAATGGCAATCTACACGCCTACGTAGCTGTATGCGATCACAAGTACTATGTATTATGTGAGAAGGCTTTGAAAGGAGATAGAATAGTATGCCCAGGTCATGGTGAGGAGTTCATGATACCCAGCGGAGAACCTACGAGGGGGATGGCTAAAAGCCCTCTCATAAAACTTAAGCTAGAGGTTAGAAATGGAGATATATATGTTGAGAAGCCTGGACGTGAGATCTTAGAGAAACTGGCAGAATCAACATCAGTAGAATGA